AGGTTTTGTGTTCTGACTAGAAAGTAAAATTAGCattgtgcattttaaaaaatatgaaccAGCACTCATTAAAAAAACTTCACAAGGTTTAGAAGAGCTGGGTTTGTGGTTCCTTGTATCTACTgcaataattataattaattgGTGTCTCAGGAGGGTGGGAGAAAtgagaaaaggcattttctggacactccccagagctggcactggAGTGCACTCTGTGCCCACTCTGTGCCCTCCCTGGGGCTCTCATGGGCACTATGAGCAGcaaagaaaatctgcttttggaACTGCTTTTATGAAGATTCAGCCTTGAGACATTTGTGCTGCAGTCCCAGCCTTGGTACCACGTGTGGGAATTGCCACTCAAGATAATCTTTTTTATCGCTCAGCCTTTAGTGATGTGTAAGAGGGATTTCTTACTGCTGCAAACCACCAGACTTCTCTTTTCTGAACAAGTGATGAGAACTGGGCCAGGATGAGGACACTGCCACTGGAGCCCTGGCTGTTCAATTCCAGAGATGCTCCTTGACACATGTTCAATCACACAAGCAAAGATTCCACTTCCTGACCACAAACACCAGGAAAGAAAACTCTTGGGGTTCTGCTACCACAAGCACCATTCTCACCTCCCAAAGCCACCCCTTTGCAAATTCTCCTCCTTCATTTTTTGTTACAAAGAATTAATGACATCCTCAGTCAGGAGGGAAGAAGAGGGAACACAGAAATCATTACTCACTCAAGATGATGACACAAACCATAGGAACACTCCAGTTGCACGGTCCATGGGCAGAACCCCATTTATTAAACATTAGAAACTCAGCAATGTACACCAGTTCCTATATACAAATCAAGTtcatcaattaaaataaaaaagtgctGTTTGAAATCAGGTTTTATTTAAAGCACAAGGTAACTGGAATTGCATTTTAACTGGGAGTGGATCAGGTCACGAGTGGTACTGaggacacagacacagcaaCAGGGGCACGAGACACCTTTGAAGTCTTAATGCGGATTTACTGAAAACTTTTGAGAAGAAACATTCAGCTTTTTATACAAACAGTACAGAGTCCTTCCAACATCTCTAGGAAAATTAGGTATACACTTTAATCCTTTTAAAGCAAGGTACTTGGAAAACTTCTAGTGTAAAATACCAGCCTATTGACCTATTCCAAACAAAAGGCTCAAATCCTGCAACGGAATCAAGGCAGAGCAAAAGATAAACCTGTGAAGAGGGAGTGCAGGCACTGAGCTAAGGAAAAAACACTTTTCCAAGGAATCCTACCACAAAATGGAGATGAGTTAACACATTGACCTTTAAACAACCTGGCCAACCAACCCCAGGGCTACAAAAAGGTGGCTGGACAGTCAGAAATGCCAAGTGAGCACTAGGAACATGTTTCAAACGTAGCTGCACGACAGCATGAACACACCAAGGATGTTTATTTCTCTACATGCCACAGTTACTACTCTATGCTACACCGTATTTTGCCCACATTCTGCATCACACCAGGGACACCACGGGATTCTGGATCCAGTCTTGGCTGCTTTTGCTCCATTTTGCAAATTTAAGGCCAGCCTGGAGGAAGACTCCTGAAGTGACTGAGAAACAGAGTGATGCTAAGTGGTGGTTTGGCTGAGAAGTTCTGCAGAAGAGCAGACAAAGAGACTATCAGATCAATTCACAGGGACAAGATGTGAGAACAAACTCCTCCAAGGACTTCacaacacaaaaatgaaaatggaagagCCAACAGCTCCAATTTACACATTTTGAATTTGCAGCGAAACCAGTGTGGGGGCacttctttgtgtgtgtgatgtgAATGTGCTACTTCAATCCCGTTGAAAGTCAGTACAAATAAAAAGATAGTAGTGAAAAATTGCTTTATTCTGGCTGCTGGAAACGGAGGCAGAGAAAGAGCCTGAAGAAAGAACAGTGCTGAAAATATCCGTGGCTGAAAAAATCCGTTTGTGTTGTGACTTCCTACAGCAAACTCAGCTTTGCTTTATTGCACCAAAATTGTCAGTGAAAAGTTCACAgaaatgtaacattttaaaaaccactTCTGAAAAAGGAAAGTTAAGGGCACTCAGGTCCAGGAAGTTCATTCAGGAAACCAAAAGCCATGTCTGGGTAACTACACGGCATCAAAATGAGAGAGCTGAGAATAACGTGGAATTGTCTGAGCCCTACAGGCCCAACAGTACAGAAAtccagggaaatgcagggaaatCCAGAAAAATCATGTTGTCTGAACAGACACACTCCTTCACTTGTCTTGGACTGCAATTGTGCTTGGAATCATCTGCTAGCAGGAGGTTCTGGGTATGAAAAAGGAATCTGAGCAGGTGCTGAGATCACTCTGCACAGGAGGTGCAGACAGAGCCGTCCATTTGATTTACCTGAATTTGCATTTGTATCTTCCAGGCTGGATCTCCACACCCACAGCCGAGTTCAGCTCAGGGACCTCATCCCACAGTCCTCAGGGTGGGAAAACTGAGCTCCAGCAAAACCCAGCCCACAGGATTGTCCTGAGGCAGCTCGGATGTGGCCAGTGTCAGACCATCTGCATTGCTATCCAAGGCTGGGCTTTCCTAGGATCTCTTAACAGGTTCCCAAATAAATTCTGTGCGCAAACAGGTTTCCCTTTGAGAGACAATTAGAGGCCTCATAATTTAAAGTGTGATTAGCCAATATCTTATCTACAATAACTACAGCATCCTGTAGGAATGCAAGCCCTAAAAAtcattataaaaaatatttccttagagcactttaaataatttacaaaattcTACAAAAGCTATGAATGCCTATCTGTGATATCCTgttaaatagaattattttcacattagTGTGTGTGTGATATACAGGTATCAGCATCTCCCACTGCCTCTCCTTTCCTGTCTCAAGCTTTATCAAAGTAATTACAATCACagttattttataaaaagactgctagtgtaaaaaaaaaaaaaatacttacatATTTGAAACCTTTTTTTCCAAGAGGGAACCTGGGCAGTCCCCTGCAGGTAGGTCAGTAAATTTTGCACAGGTTTTGGTTAAAAATTCCTGCCCTTGGTGTACTTCACTAGCAGCTTCCCTGTTCTGCAGGACAGgtatttttccttccattttggAGCTGGATACCTGAACTTCTCCCTGCCTGTcaactttttcttccttaatgCACGTCTGCACACTGTTATCTGCACATGCTCCTCCACTATtatgcactgctgctgctgtcacattGAATTCCTGTCTTGGGCAAGCTAAACTGGGATCTGGCCTCTTGTCCAGCTGGTTATTCCCTCCCTTACTGTCCACCTGAGCACTCTGCTGAGCTGGCTCTCTGCTGACTTTATCTGCTTTTCCCACACTGCACTCAGGGTGTGGGGGATCTGCAGTGGAGTCAGCCCAGTTGTCTCGGTGGATATCTCCTTCCTTGATCCACATCTGGGTGTTCTCAGCTCTGGAGGTTCCTCTGCAAACCTTatcagcttttcctgctgccacactCTGTTCCTGTGAGGGAAGGCAGGAGTGGGACTGATCCCCTGGAGCCTCAGCCTTCCTGCAACCCTCAGCTGCCTCTTGGAGACACTCAGCTCCTGCACAGGTTTCTGCTACATGGGGACTCACCCCTCCCACAATGAGTTTCTGAGAAGAACTGGTTTCTTTTATTGCTGGTGTAATTTCCCCACTAAATTTGCCTTTTGGCAAGGGGTTAAGTACATCTGTGTCCTGGGAAGCTGCCTCCATTCCCAAggcactgctctgcctgagcaaacactctgctttctgctttttgttcaAAAGCATCGATTTCTTCCTGTCCCGGGCGTATTTCAGACCTGCAATAAATTTACTTGAGATTTTTAGTTGGAAGGTATTCTTCCTTTTAGATCTGGGCTTTGCATTCATGACTTTTCTCACTTTACACCCTTCACTTCTGCCGGGTTTTGGGGGCTCTGTGTTATGGACATTCCTTTTACCTGTTGCATTCCCAGGTAACTCCTCAGCAGCACCACCTCTGACCCCCCCCAGTCCTTGCTTAGCTTTTGACTGACCAGTAGTAGGAACATTCTCTGCAGAGGAAGCACATTTTCCACTGCCAGCTAACATTGCACTTTTCCCTTCTGTTCTCTGAGAGTTCTTCACCTCCTCAGTTTGCTGAGCTACCTCAGCCTTTTTACTCTGACCCAGCACGAGGCTGATCTCGTTTTCCACCggctgctgctttgcttttcctttattaCCAGTTTGTTTGGTCGCTCTAAGTAGGTCCAGACTTGCATCACCTTTTTGCATCTCTGAATTGCTTGCAGAGTCTTTAGCCTTTTCTGCCAAAAATCTCCTGATTTCCTGCTCGATGCTGTCATCGCTGTCCACTGAGCTGCTGTCACTGGCGTCTGACACAGCTGGGAAAgcacattttctatttttagccCCCCGCTGGTTTGAAACTGGTTTAGGTTTATTGCCTTTTTTAAGCTGTAAGTTAAACTCCTGGTTTTTCACGGTTTCTGGCTTGTCATTGGGAAGTTTGATGTTGTCTGGAGGGTTCCTGACTGCATTCTCCCTCACAGCTTTCCTAGGTTTTGAGAGGCAGCTTTTTAGCAGTGAGGGATTTTTACATTTCCACTCATTTTGCTGGAGGCCACTGAACTCATCCAGCAGCTGAGTTTCTGTCTCACTGAATCTGACTTTCTTCTTGCACTGAGCTTTCTGGTCCTTGGATTTCTTCTTTAACTTCCTTTTAGACCGTAACAGGTCCTTGATAGCAGAATCCAGATCCTCATCGCTGTCCAGAGAGCTGCTCTCATCACCTGACCCCTCCCTCTCTGGGGTTtggatggggttttttataGGTTTTCTTGTGCTACTCTGAACCTGCAGAGAAGGGTTTGCAGAGTCCAAGGCCACACATCTGCTGCCATCAGAGTCAGACAATTTGGGAgacatcagctgctgctgcctcggCTCTTTGTTACTCTGTGCATCCCGGAGTTCTGGGGGGTTGCTCAGGGCATGCTCCTCTGGGAGCCCTGGGAATTTGGAATAGTTACCTGGCTGGAAAAGTCCTGTCTCCAGCTGTTCAGGTAGTTTTGACCCTCCTTGTTTTGCCGTTCTGCCTTCCCTTTTAAGTCTCCTTTTCTGACTCAGGgataatttcagtgttttgggcagagcaggctcaaggGTCTCGGTGAGGCTGTTTGGATCAGAAGGCAAAGGCATCTGGATGGAGCGTGACAGGCTGGGAGGTTTTGTTCCAAGGTTTTCTGACTGTGCTTTCAGAGCCAAAAAAGCCCTGATTTCCTGCTCTATGCTGTCATCACTGTCCACAAGGCTGCTGTCACTTTCACAACGGGAGGACGAGAGAAGCTGGGGAGAAAAGAAGGAGTCTGCAGTGAGGGATTTGTTGTCACTTCCCATTTGGGATGGCATGATTGTTTTGGAAATATCCAGGAT
The genomic region above belongs to Vidua macroura isolate BioBank_ID:100142 chromosome 21, ASM2450914v1, whole genome shotgun sequence and contains:
- the PPP1R26 gene encoding protein phosphatase 1 regulatory subunit 26; translation: MFLMDAPPLVALQTKWESFGPARNCRYPVCFPESDSNVTRTSVSAKVQMIINNLQSQEPALGMNNECGCVMQKKQKGGKGTSTRVTSSTTLLQKHPQYTQCGCPEDSDGSKVERNVEFGTLLLDSDSDDSVDRGIEEAIQEYLKTKSKSAQSLPRNAERSENVSRDKRFKREFSQNKVASNLLPVKFKAEMLSEEYLSDHLGIGKRLQPASPQSISSDDSFEQSIQAEIVQFLNEKKQQEISKCDTEEDKKDSRVRSVLKCNKEATNRTSCGAIKQGCNALLLRHHPKLQKSSAQSKCLQSKIQAEPSDFSQVNRAYLEVATASQPWLVEQNEGSGAHHWEPREALSKESMHTSDSSSDDGIEEAIQLYQLEKIRKEAGHAANCVPLQREPFDPKGMADISASLTISSTKSASPEIHKNPISNKRKEVNSKSTGLESTSNDFNKLFKPLKKARHFALPENKITACELTLQASCRADTSAELMCAEAILDISKTIMPSQMGSDNKSLTADSFFSPQLLSSSRCESDSSLVDSDDSIEQEIRAFLALKAQSENLGTKPPSLSRSIQMPLPSDPNSLTETLEPALPKTLKLSLSQKRRLKREGRTAKQGGSKLPEQLETGLFQPGNYSKFPGLPEEHALSNPPELRDAQSNKEPRQQQLMSPKLSDSDGSRCVALDSANPSLQVQSSTRKPIKNPIQTPEREGSGDESSSLDSDEDLDSAIKDLLRSKRKLKKKSKDQKAQCKKKVRFSETETQLLDEFSGLQQNEWKCKNPSLLKSCLSKPRKAVRENAVRNPPDNIKLPNDKPETVKNQEFNLQLKKGNKPKPVSNQRGAKNRKCAFPAVSDASDSSSVDSDDSIEQEIRRFLAEKAKDSASNSEMQKGDASLDLLRATKQTGNKGKAKQQPVENEISLVLGQSKKAEVAQQTEEVKNSQRTEGKSAMLAGSGKCASSAENVPTTGQSKAKQGLGGVRGGAAEELPGNATGKRNVHNTEPPKPGRSEGCKVRKVMNAKPRSKRKNTFQLKISSKFIAGLKYARDRKKSMLLNKKQKAECLLRQSSALGMEAASQDTDVLNPLPKGKFSGEITPAIKETSSSQKLIVGGVSPHVAETCAGAECLQEAAEGCRKAEAPGDQSHSCLPSQEQSVAAGKADKVCRGTSRAENTQMWIKEGDIHRDNWADSTADPPHPECSVGKADKVSREPAQQSAQVDSKGGNNQLDKRPDPSLACPRQEFNVTAAAVHNSGGACADNSVQTCIKEEKVDRQGEVQVSSSKMEGKIPVLQNREAASEVHQGQEFLTKTCAKFTDLPAGDCPGSLLEKKVSNMRRKGGSKEAPDIV